The Nitrospiria bacterium genomic sequence AAATTGGCAGATGCTGCGGAACAGAACTACATGGCAAAAGTCCTGGAGGTGACGGCCCGTATAAAATTATCCTACTATCATCTTTTTCTGATTCAAAAGAGCATTGACTTGCATTTGGAACATCAGAGTCTTTTGGAGGAATTTATTCAGATTGCGGATCAAAAATATTCAGTGGGTCAGGCATCACAACAAGATCTCCTCAAGGCCCAGGTGGAGCTATCCAAACTTCACAACAGCCTGTTGGTCCTAAAGCAGGAGGAAGTATCCGCCAAGGCTGAACTCAATGCCATGTTGAATCAACCCCCTGAAACGATGCTGGGACGTGTTGAAGATGTGGAATATCGCTCTTTTTCTCTGACCACTGAGGAGTTAACCCGGCAGGCGCTCGAATTGCGGCCGGAACTAAAAGCGGTCCAGTTTCTGATTGAGAAAAGTGAGCAGGCCCGATCACTGGCAAAAAAGAATTACTTTCCGGATTTTATGGTTGAGGTGATGTACTGGGACGTTCATACGGGACCTGACAAGTGGATGGCAGTGGGCAAGGTCAATCTCCCCTGGATTTTTAAAGGCAAATACGATGCCCGTGTCAGCCAAGCTGTGGCCGAAGAGGCTCAAGCCCGGGCGGACCAGACGGCCCTTCGCAACCAAACGTTGTTTGAGCTTCGGGATCTATTTACGAAGATCAAGACGGCAGAGCAGCTTATTGAGGTATACCAAAAAGGGGTGTTGCCTCAGGCCGAGCAGTCCCTGAAGGCAGCACGGATCGGCTACCAGGCGGGGAAGGTTGGGTTTCTTGATCTGATCGACAGCGAACGCACGCTGTTGGATTTTCAACTGGAATATTTTGAGGCACTGGTCCGGTTCTGGCAGTCGGTTGCCAAACTGGAGCGGACTGTAGGGAATGAATTGAACATTTAAGGTTTTAAAAAAAGGAGCGGAAAAAATGAAAGCCAAAAACATTTTAATATTCTTGAGCGGTGTTCTAGCGACACTGGTTTTTATAGGGATGACCTGGTATTCGGGGTTATTCATGGGATTTATGACATCTCCGGAAGTCCCAAAGATGGAGGATATGGCGGGGATGGATATGGGGGGAATGGAGATGGAAGGGATGAAAAATCAATCAGGAATGGCACAGGCGGCCGTCATGGTTGCCCCATCCCGCAAGCAGTTGATCGGGGTGAAGACCAAAAAGGTGAAGGAGCAAACCCTTGAGACGGTGATCCGCACGGTGGGAAGCGTCGACTATGATGAGCGTCGTGTTCGTCAGGTCAATCTCCGGATTTCGGGCTGGATTACCGACCTTTTTGTGGACTATACCGGAAAATTCGTAAAAAAAGGAGATCCGCTTTTTACCCTCTATAGTCCGGATTTGGTCTCGACTCAGGAAGAATATCTTCTCGCCCTTAAAACCCTTGAACGGGTTCAAGCCAGTCCTGTTGCCCATATCCGCAGCGGGGCCCGGTCCCAAGTGGAATCGGCGCGGAAGCGGCTTCTGTTATGGAATCTTACCGACGCGCAGCTCGAAGGCTTGAAAGAGGGACAGCATCCGGAAGTGGAGACCAAGATCTATTCCCCCATTAACGGGGTGGTGACCAAAAAGATGGCCGTCCAAGGAATGTATGCCACCCCGGAAACGAACCTCTATGAGATTGCCGATCTCTCGGTGGTGTGGGTCTTTGCGGATATTTATGAATATGAACTGTCGGCGGTGAAGGTCGGACAGTCTGCAACGGCAACTCTTACCTCCTATCCGGGTGAAAACTTCAACGGGAAGGTAATCTACATCTACCCCTATCTGAATAAAGAAACCCGGACGGTAAAGGTCCGTTTGGAGTTTCCAAATCCGCAGGGGAAATTCAAGCCGGGGATGTACGGAAATGTTGAGATTCGAGTAACACCCGGAAAACATATCGCGGTTCCTCAAAATGCGTTGCTGGATTCCGGGACGAGAAAGCTTGTGTTCGTGGATCAGGGGGATGGCATGTATGAGCCGAGAGAGGTGACGGTGGGTCATAAGACCGGGCAGTACTATCCCGTCCTTGCCGGTTTAGAAGCAGGAGAATCGGTTGTGACTTCGGGAACCTTCTTGATCGATTCCGAAAGCAAACTCATGGCCGCCGCCAATATGATGGGGATGCTGGGCATGGGGGGCATCAAAATGGAACAGGCCCAGATGGGCGAGATGGAGATGGGGGGTATGGAAGGGATGCAGGGCATGGAGGGAATGAAGGGGAAGGAAGGGATGAAGATGAATCAGCCTTCTTCTCCACGGGAACAGACCGTAGAGGGTCTGACCCTGACACTGGCGACCGAGCCTGAGCCGCCAAAGAAAGGTGAAAACCGAGTCCGTCTGACCGTTCAGGCCCAGGGATCTCCGGTGACCGATGCCGCTGTGACACTGGCCTACACCATGGCCATGCCCGGTATGGAAATTGAAACCGTGGAGGTGAAGCACACCAAGGACGGAATCTATGAGGCCGAGGTGGATTTCGGGATGAAGGGCGCTTGGGAGATTGAAGCCAGCATCGTTCGTGGTTCGGGAAAACCGGTGAAGGCGAAGTTCACCCTCAAGGTGAAATAGTCGTGAATGTTAACCAACAGCGAGCGAATGCGAGCGTGGGGAAGAGGGAGGCTCCATCCGGCTCTGCCGGTGGAGGGGGGATGGTCGCTCCCCCTATGAAAGCAGGCAAGTAAGATGATCGAACGAATCATTGAGTACAGCGCGAAAAATCCTTTTATTATTTTCCTGGGGGTGTTCCTTCTATCGGCTTGGGGCTATTGGGCTGTTACACAAACGCCGCTGGATGCCATTCCGGATCTTTCCGATGTCCAGGTCATCATCTA encodes the following:
- a CDS encoding TolC family protein — encoded protein: MLRPKVLFILIGFALEVLISTVNPHAHSAEPEKENPPIVSLSNLIEKALESNPEIMAMKQGFEATRSQIDQDRSLDDPQLTITQWAIPSDFNVGDADETWYGIGQSFPFPGKLSLKGKIAAKLADAAEQNYMAKVLEVTARIKLSYYHLFLIQKSIDLHLEHQSLLEEFIQIADQKYSVGQASQQDLLKAQVELSKLHNSLLVLKQEEVSAKAELNAMLNQPPETMLGRVEDVEYRSFSLTTEELTRQALELRPELKAVQFLIEKSEQARSLAKKNYFPDFMVEVMYWDVHTGPDKWMAVGKVNLPWIFKGKYDARVSQAVAEEAQARADQTALRNQTLFELRDLFTKIKTAEQLIEVYQKGVLPQAEQSLKAARIGYQAGKVGFLDLIDSERTLLDFQLEYFEALVRFWQSVAKLERTVGNELNI
- a CDS encoding efflux RND transporter periplasmic adaptor subunit, with the translated sequence MKAKNILIFLSGVLATLVFIGMTWYSGLFMGFMTSPEVPKMEDMAGMDMGGMEMEGMKNQSGMAQAAVMVAPSRKQLIGVKTKKVKEQTLETVIRTVGSVDYDERRVRQVNLRISGWITDLFVDYTGKFVKKGDPLFTLYSPDLVSTQEEYLLALKTLERVQASPVAHIRSGARSQVESARKRLLLWNLTDAQLEGLKEGQHPEVETKIYSPINGVVTKKMAVQGMYATPETNLYEIADLSVVWVFADIYEYELSAVKVGQSATATLTSYPGENFNGKVIYIYPYLNKETRTVKVRLEFPNPQGKFKPGMYGNVEIRVTPGKHIAVPQNALLDSGTRKLVFVDQGDGMYEPREVTVGHKTGQYYPVLAGLEAGESVVTSGTFLIDSESKLMAAANMMGMLGMGGIKMEQAQMGEMEMGGMEGMQGMEGMKGKEGMKMNQPSSPREQTVEGLTLTLATEPEPPKKGENRVRLTVQAQGSPVTDAAVTLAYTMAMPGMEIETVEVKHTKDGIYEAEVDFGMKGAWEIEASIVRGSGKPVKAKFTLKVK